Proteins found in one Paenibacillus borealis genomic segment:
- a CDS encoding spore germination protein — MKSWSNKHKQTTAVAPANQPAEGGTPYLSDNVARNLDNMQSELGGSPDLKVRRIQIGGERRIEAAAIHLSGLADTVAVNEFVIGSLLGNTEDLFPDDTDDMVTASDKAASETSPGDAADSGTAAPAEAAINATAESAANSAAKSASIFTAEPGAGCPPLPQLILNRALEIGDAVLQEEWKDIMMAVLSGDTVILLEGYRTAIICETRGGEQRSVSEPSSQLVVRGPKDGFVESVATNISLIRRRIKSPKLHLEYMKIGTETQTHVALMYMKGIAGEDLIREVRERLHKIAIDEVLESGFIEELIQDKTFTPFPTIYNSERPDVAAGNLLEGRVVIIVDGTPFVLILPAVFTQFFQSAEDYSQRFDIAIMMRIIRYLSFLVLILGPSVYLALTTYHYEMIPTTLLINLLSQRENVPFPAFVEVLLMETAFEILREAGVRMPRVIGQTVSVVGALILGTAVVEAGIITPIMVIVVALTGIASFALPAYNMAIAGRIIRFVFLIMASMFGFYGITLGLIVLVAHMNSLRSFGIPYLSPFVPLSVKGQKDTILRLPLWLMGPRKSPQQMRAEMPEYMQITTGYDEQLSPLILKNNTAARQRAEGEQHEANEE, encoded by the coding sequence ATGAAGTCATGGTCCAATAAACATAAACAGACAACAGCTGTAGCACCGGCGAACCAGCCAGCTGAAGGCGGAACTCCTTATCTGTCCGATAACGTTGCCCGGAATCTGGATAATATGCAATCTGAGCTTGGCGGCAGTCCGGATCTCAAAGTCCGCAGAATCCAGATCGGGGGAGAACGCCGGATTGAAGCGGCGGCAATTCATCTCAGCGGATTGGCCGATACGGTGGCCGTTAACGAATTTGTGATTGGCTCGCTGCTGGGCAATACGGAGGACTTGTTCCCGGACGATACGGATGACATGGTAACAGCCAGCGATAAAGCCGCATCAGAGACCAGCCCTGGCGATGCAGCAGACTCCGGCACCGCCGCTCCGGCAGAAGCTGCAATTAACGCCACAGCTGAGTCTGCTGCTAACTCCGCTGCTAAGTCTGCTTCCATATTTACTGCAGAGCCCGGCGCGGGATGCCCCCCCCTCCCGCAGCTGATTCTAAACCGCGCACTGGAAATCGGCGACGCGGTACTTCAGGAGGAATGGAAGGATATCATGATGGCCGTTCTCTCAGGCGACACGGTTATATTGCTGGAGGGATACCGGACGGCCATCATCTGTGAGACGCGCGGCGGGGAGCAGCGCTCGGTCAGCGAGCCTTCCTCACAGCTTGTGGTGCGGGGTCCGAAGGATGGTTTTGTGGAGTCGGTGGCCACGAACATCTCACTGATCCGCCGCCGGATCAAATCTCCCAAGCTGCATCTGGAATACATGAAGATCGGTACGGAAACCCAGACCCATGTGGCCCTGATGTATATGAAGGGAATCGCGGGGGAAGATCTGATCCGTGAGGTCAGGGAGCGCCTGCATAAGATTGCCATAGATGAAGTGCTGGAGTCCGGTTTCATTGAAGAACTGATCCAGGACAAGACGTTCACGCCGTTTCCGACCATATACAATTCGGAGCGCCCGGATGTGGCGGCAGGCAACCTGCTGGAAGGCAGGGTTGTCATTATAGTCGACGGTACCCCGTTTGTGCTGATTCTTCCGGCGGTGTTCACACAGTTTTTTCAGTCTGCAGAGGATTATTCCCAGCGTTTTGATATCGCCATTATGATGCGGATCATCCGTTATCTCAGTTTTCTGGTCCTGATTCTCGGTCCTTCCGTTTATCTTGCACTGACTACATATCATTATGAAATGATACCGACAACACTGCTGATTAATCTGCTCTCGCAGCGGGAGAATGTGCCTTTTCCGGCTTTTGTAGAGGTGCTGCTGATGGAAACGGCATTTGAGATTCTCCGGGAAGCCGGTGTCCGCATGCCCCGTGTCATCGGTCAGACGGTATCCGTCGTCGGTGCGCTTATCCTGGGGACGGCTGTTGTAGAAGCGGGAATCATTACGCCGATCATGGTTATCGTGGTAGCGCTGACCGGGATTGCCAGCTTTGCCCTTCCGGCATATAACATGGCGATTGCCGGGAGAATTATCCGGTTTGTTTTTCTGATCATGGCCAGCATGTTCGGCTTCTACGGGATCACGCTGGGACTGATTGTACTTGTGGCCCATATGAACAGCCTGCGTTCCTTCGGCATTCCCTATTTATCCCCGTTCGTGCCTCTCTCGGTCAAGGGGCAGAAGGATACGATTCTCAGGCTGCCGCTCTGGCTGATGGGCCCACGCAAATCACCGCAGCAGATGCGCGCAGAGATGCCTGAATACATGCAGATAACGACTGGCTATGACGAGCAGCTGTCTCCGCTCATTCTCAAGAATAATACAGCTGCCAGGCAGCGGGCTGAAGGTGAACAACATGAAGCAAATGAAGAATAA
- the dapF gene encoding diaminopimelate epimerase — translation MEFTKMHGLGNDFIVVFGEDELPGNASELAITLCNRFFGIGADGLVYILPSERGDYMMRIMNSDGSEAEQCGNAIRCVSKYVYEHGLVESEQIVIETIGAGEQKVSLKVKDGVVETVTVDMGEPVLSGLQIPVAIDAEPVLDQPIEADGTEFKFTAVSMGNPHAVIYVDDAVSFDLGTWGPKLEVHPLFPRKVNVEFATVVDRGHVDMRVWERGAGPTLACGTGACATLVSSVLNGVTDRSAWISLKGGDLFIEWNEEDNHVYMTGPAQVVYTGSVDI, via the coding sequence ATGGAATTTACTAAGATGCACGGTCTGGGCAATGACTTTATAGTAGTATTCGGCGAGGATGAGCTGCCGGGCAATGCTTCGGAGCTGGCTATTACCCTGTGTAACCGGTTCTTCGGCATCGGCGCTGACGGGCTGGTATATATTCTGCCTTCAGAGCGCGGTGATTACATGATGCGCATCATGAACTCTGACGGCTCGGAAGCCGAGCAATGCGGCAATGCCATCCGCTGTGTCTCCAAATATGTGTATGAGCACGGACTGGTAGAATCGGAGCAGATTGTGATTGAAACGATTGGCGCCGGTGAACAGAAAGTGTCCCTGAAAGTAAAGGATGGTGTAGTCGAAACCGTTACTGTGGATATGGGTGAGCCGGTTCTGTCGGGACTGCAGATTCCTGTAGCGATCGACGCAGAGCCTGTGCTGGATCAGCCGATCGAGGCGGACGGAACGGAATTCAAATTCACTGCCGTATCCATGGGCAATCCGCATGCGGTCATTTATGTTGATGATGCGGTGTCCTTCGATCTCGGCACATGGGGACCAAAGCTTGAAGTTCACCCGCTGTTCCCGCGCAAGGTGAATGTAGAGTTCGCTACCGTTGTGGACCGCGGACATGTGGATATGCGTGTCTGGGAACGCGGAGCCGGACCTACACTGGCCTGCGGAACCGGAGCCTGCGCGACGCTGGTCTCCTCCGTGCTGAACGGGGTAACCGACCGCTCAGCCTGGATCAGCCTGAAGGGCGGCGACCTGTTCATCGAGTGGAATGAGGAAGACAACCATGTGTATATGACGGGTCCTGCACAGGTTGTGTATACCGGCTCGGTGGATATTTAA
- a CDS encoding Ger(x)C family spore germination protein, protein MKQMKNKPVSRGLLLALLPLLLLTGCWDSVELNRRAIVSGVAIDRGPTEAEKYRLSFQVIVAEEISGEKSRGIAPVALYTGTGRTMFEALADASRQTARFLSLGHVRVLVVSEELAREGIKDIMDVLERESDTRLTSLIFIAKGQPAHELMSTMTVFSKIPANDLVEKLDTTSKQFGYNFRMEVDDVIRGIQLRGGGPVINGVFTSGEREQADTNDNLKSIRPRTILRVSGLAAFKDDKMQGWLDGDAALGTVLLHNKIKEFPVVIKDKEGGYLSFNVYQSQVTLNTEASDPEHPVIIVKIRQQAAVKESANPLDLTSPEVLEGLSEQLTEETIKQIKTAIASAREFKSDYLGFGQVLQRKNPRGWKQVKDHWEDIFATCEVQFVADAVIRHTDMRSNSFQINK, encoded by the coding sequence ATGAAGCAAATGAAGAATAAACCGGTCAGCCGTGGACTGCTGCTGGCTCTTCTGCCGCTGCTCCTGCTTACCGGCTGCTGGGACAGCGTTGAGCTTAACCGCCGGGCCATAGTCTCTGGTGTCGCCATCGACCGGGGGCCGACGGAGGCCGAGAAATACCGGCTCTCTTTTCAGGTGATCGTCGCTGAAGAAATATCCGGGGAGAAGTCCCGGGGAATAGCGCCGGTTGCCCTGTATACCGGCACTGGCCGTACGATGTTCGAGGCACTGGCTGACGCTTCCCGCCAAACCGCGCGTTTCTTATCCCTGGGGCATGTGCGGGTACTGGTGGTCTCAGAGGAACTCGCCCGCGAAGGGATCAAGGATATCATGGATGTGCTGGAGCGGGAGAGTGATACCAGGCTCACCAGTCTGATTTTTATCGCCAAAGGGCAGCCGGCGCATGAACTGATGTCAACGATGACCGTATTCAGCAAAATCCCTGCGAATGATCTGGTGGAGAAGCTGGATACGACCTCCAAGCAGTTCGGCTATAATTTCCGGATGGAAGTAGATGATGTAATCAGGGGGATTCAGCTCAGGGGAGGCGGACCGGTAATCAACGGCGTGTTTACCAGCGGTGAACGTGAACAGGCAGACACCAATGATAATCTGAAGAGCATTAGGCCCCGGACCATCCTTAGAGTATCAGGACTTGCGGCGTTCAAAGACGATAAGATGCAAGGCTGGCTGGACGGCGATGCTGCACTAGGCACTGTTCTTTTGCATAACAAAATCAAAGAGTTTCCCGTTGTCATCAAGGACAAGGAAGGCGGCTATCTGTCGTTCAATGTCTATCAGTCCCAGGTAACCTTGAATACGGAAGCCTCAGACCCGGAGCATCCCGTGATTATTGTGAAGATCAGACAGCAGGCAGCGGTGAAGGAATCCGCCAATCCGCTGGACCTTACTTCACCGGAAGTGCTGGAGGGCTTGTCCGAACAGCTTACGGAAGAAACGATCAAGCAGATCAAGACAGCGATTGCTTCAGCCCGGGAGTTCAAAAGCGATTACCTCGGCTTCGGCCAGGTGCTGCAGCGGAAGAATCCGCGCGGCTGGAAGCAGGTCAAGGATCATTGGGAGGATATTTTCGCCACCTGTGAAGTGCAATTTGTGGCAGACGCTGTCATCCGGCATACGGATATGCGCAGCAACTCCTTTCAGATCAACAAATAG
- a CDS encoding bifunctional homocysteine S-methyltransferase/methylenetetrahydrofolate reductase, translating to MKPDLRSAWENNVLVGDGAMGTFLYQKGFPVGISYEELNLTSPEVIEDVHRSYIEAGSVLLESNTYSANYDKLSKFGLESKVAEINRAGIRIARTAAGENGYVVGAVGSIRAGKRANLSSAELKRFFSQQIAALLEEQPDGIMLETFYDVEELHLALRTVRKLSELPVICQLAVDDSARTLDGLTLPEAFRILEQDGADVIGFNCNTGPNGIKRALGTLQGRLVLPVSIYPNAGVADYVDGQYRYGASPEYFGQMAPVFADMGSRIIGGCCGTTPRHIAEISAALKEYEVKPLPEPDEHTMAERISVHEHLSEDDGQGGAEPTLVDLVKERHTVIVELDPPRDLDIAKFMRGAEALRRAGADALTLADNSLAVTRMSNMALGHLVQARTGLRPLVHIACRDRNLIGTQSHLMGFDALGIDHVLAVTGDPARFGDLPGSSSIYDLTSFEIIRMIRQLNDGVAFSGKPLKQKAKFVIGAAFNPNVKHLDKAVERLEKKIASGADYIMTQPVYDPELIARIAKATEHLDIPIFIGIMPLASGRNAEYLHNEVPGIQLSAEVRSRMQGLEGEAGRAEGVLIAKELLDAATAHFNGIYLITPFMFYDMSVQLLEYVWAKQGRKLSPLFR from the coding sequence GTGAAGCCGGATTTGCGTTCTGCATGGGAGAATAACGTATTGGTCGGAGACGGAGCGATGGGAACCTTTTTATATCAAAAGGGTTTCCCTGTAGGCATCTCCTATGAGGAATTAAATCTGACCTCTCCGGAGGTGATTGAGGATGTGCACCGGAGCTATATAGAGGCCGGTTCTGTCCTGCTGGAGAGTAACACCTATTCGGCAAACTATGATAAGCTCTCCAAATTCGGGCTGGAATCGAAGGTTGCGGAGATCAACCGTGCCGGGATAAGAATTGCCCGCACTGCAGCCGGAGAGAACGGATATGTAGTCGGGGCTGTGGGCTCGATACGTGCCGGCAAACGGGCTAATTTGTCCTCGGCCGAGCTTAAGCGGTTTTTCTCACAGCAGATTGCCGCCCTGCTGGAAGAGCAGCCGGATGGTATTATGCTGGAGACCTTCTATGATGTGGAGGAGCTTCACCTGGCGCTTAGAACCGTCCGCAAGCTCAGCGAGCTTCCGGTAATCTGCCAGCTGGCTGTGGATGATTCAGCGCGCACACTGGACGGGCTGACACTGCCTGAGGCATTCCGCATTCTGGAACAGGACGGGGCGGATGTCATCGGCTTCAACTGCAACACCGGGCCTAACGGCATCAAGCGTGCGCTGGGTACTCTTCAGGGGAGGCTTGTGCTTCCAGTATCAATCTATCCCAATGCAGGGGTAGCAGATTATGTGGACGGCCAGTACCGCTACGGGGCATCTCCGGAATACTTCGGCCAGATGGCTCCGGTCTTCGCGGATATGGGCAGCCGGATCATCGGAGGATGCTGCGGCACCACTCCCCGGCATATTGCGGAGATATCCGCTGCGCTCAAGGAGTATGAGGTTAAACCGCTTCCGGAACCTGATGAGCATACAATGGCAGAACGGATTTCTGTGCATGAGCATTTGAGTGAGGATGATGGACAAGGCGGAGCTGAACCGACACTTGTGGATCTGGTCAAGGAACGGCATACGGTAATCGTAGAGCTTGACCCGCCGCGTGATTTGGACATCGCGAAGTTCATGCGGGGAGCGGAAGCGCTGCGCAGAGCCGGTGCGGATGCGCTGACGCTGGCAGACAACTCGCTTGCTGTTACCCGGATGAGCAATATGGCGCTGGGACATCTGGTTCAGGCCCGTACAGGGCTGCGTCCGCTGGTGCATATTGCCTGCCGGGACCGCAATCTGATTGGTACCCAGTCGCATTTGATGGGCTTTGATGCCCTTGGCATTGACCATGTTCTGGCTGTAACCGGTGATCCTGCGCGTTTCGGTGATCTGCCGGGGTCCAGTTCGATTTATGATCTGACTTCTTTTGAAATTATACGTATGATCAGACAGCTGAATGATGGGGTAGCCTTCTCGGGCAAGCCGCTCAAACAGAAGGCGAAGTTTGTGATTGGTGCTGCCTTTAATCCCAATGTCAAGCATTTGGACAAGGCGGTGGAGCGGCTGGAGAAGAAGATCGCATCCGGTGCGGATTACATTATGACCCAGCCTGTATATGATCCTGAATTGATTGCCCGGATTGCCAAGGCCACAGAGCATCTTGATATTCCGATCTTTATCGGGATTATGCCGCTGGCGAGCGGCCGCAACGCTGAGTATCTTCATAATGAGGTTCCGGGGATTCAGCTCTCCGCCGAGGTCCGCAGCCGCATGCAGGGGCTGGAAGGGGAAGCAGGGCGCGCGGAAGGTGTCCTTATCGCCAAAGAGCTGCTGGATGCGGCGACTGCGCATTTTAACGGCATCTATCTGATTACTCCTTTTATGTTCTATGATATGAGTGTACAGCTGCTGGAGTATGTCTGGGCGAAGCAGGGACGCAAATTGTCCCCCTTGTTTCGCTAG
- a CDS encoding GerAB/ArcD/ProY family transporter: MGTIKIGPGQFFCLTVLFELGTALVVNLGMGAGRDAWISILIGCVAGLIVFTGYAYLYRKYPDMPFTAYTRKLLGKYIGTPVAVLYIILYINLAARDLRDGSTMLAMATMHNTPLFILSALMLLSGAYVLHKGVEVLSRTSVVFALVVMLIGLFGTIMLMLSGSINLHRLLPVLENGLQPVLASVMRQNYMFPFGEMVCFTMLMPYLSNVKKGPWVIAAGILFSAILLSFTMALNISVLGEDIVERSPLPLMPTISKISISDFIQRVDIFVVMVLIIGVFFKMAVFFAAALVGISELFHMPFRRMLYPCALIILFTSMLDARSFTEHLDEGGGLLYIVYPFFMLVVPAVLVILAAVRAHFSAPRPG, from the coding sequence ATGGGTACGATCAAAATCGGGCCGGGTCAGTTTTTCTGCTTGACTGTGTTGTTTGAGCTGGGCACGGCACTGGTCGTTAACCTGGGAATGGGAGCCGGGAGGGATGCCTGGATCTCGATATTGATCGGCTGTGTGGCTGGTCTAATCGTGTTCACAGGTTATGCCTATCTGTACCGCAAGTACCCCGACATGCCTTTTACCGCCTATACGCGAAAGTTGCTCGGCAAATATATCGGAACTCCAGTAGCCGTACTGTATATCATTCTCTACATTAACCTTGCCGCCCGGGATTTGCGCGATGGCAGTACTATGCTTGCTATGGCTACCATGCATAATACCCCGCTGTTCATTCTCAGTGCGCTGATGCTGCTCTCGGGGGCATATGTGCTGCATAAAGGAGTGGAGGTGCTGAGCAGAACTTCGGTGGTCTTTGCGCTTGTCGTGATGCTGATCGGCTTGTTCGGTACAATTATGCTGATGCTCTCGGGATCTATCAATTTGCACAGGCTGCTGCCCGTGCTGGAGAATGGCCTTCAGCCTGTGCTTGCCTCGGTGATGCGCCAGAATTACATGTTCCCGTTCGGGGAGATGGTTTGTTTCACCATGCTGATGCCCTATTTGTCTAATGTCAAAAAAGGACCCTGGGTTATCGCCGCCGGTATCCTCTTCTCTGCAATTCTGCTCAGCTTCACAATGGCCTTGAATATTTCAGTTCTGGGTGAGGATATTGTGGAACGTTCCCCGCTTCCGCTGATGCCGACGATCAGCAAGATTTCAATTTCGGATTTCATCCAGCGTGTCGATATTTTTGTGGTGATGGTGCTGATTATCGGGGTGTTTTTTAAAATGGCCGTGTTCTTTGCCGCTGCGCTGGTTGGTATTTCTGAACTGTTCCATATGCCTTTCCGCCGGATGCTGTATCCTTGCGCACTGATTATTCTGTTCACCTCCATGCTGGATGCCCGCAGCTTTACGGAGCATCTGGACGAGGGGGGCGGACTTTTATATATAGTGTATCCATTCTTCATGCTGGTTGTTCCGGCAGTCCTGGTAATCCTTGCAGCAGTCCGGGCTCATTTCTCTGCGCCGCGTCCGGGCTGA
- a CDS encoding YicC/YloC family endoribonuclease, with the protein MSFSMTGYGQSSLQFGGHKISFEVKSVNNRYCEVVLRMPRDWTGYEDMLRRIVQNHIKRGRVDVIINRELTDGAADGQALNRTMVKAYLDAAEILSREYGFPGELTLRDILSMPGVMELKEETPLAAAAAPSEEVAELLKKGLGLSLEALLEMRAREGGYLAADLSRRLDHLEELHAGISALAPLVVNEYREKLRQRLSGLNDGSFPWDEHKIGMDIAIFADRCNIDEELTRLYSHFGQCRALLLGGEPAGRKLDFLIQEMNRETNTIGSKCNHLNIVNLTLDMKAELEKIREQAANLE; encoded by the coding sequence TTGTCATTTAGTATGACCGGATACGGTCAGTCATCCCTGCAATTCGGTGGACACAAGATAAGTTTCGAAGTCAAATCGGTGAATAACCGTTACTGCGAAGTTGTGCTGCGGATGCCCCGGGATTGGACGGGTTATGAGGATATGCTGCGGAGAATTGTGCAGAATCATATCAAACGGGGACGGGTAGATGTCATCATTAATAGAGAACTCACCGATGGAGCGGCTGACGGCCAGGCGCTGAACCGCACTATGGTGAAGGCCTATCTGGACGCAGCAGAAATATTAAGCCGGGAGTACGGGTTCCCGGGAGAGTTGACTCTCCGTGATATACTTTCTATGCCCGGTGTTATGGAACTCAAGGAAGAGACTCCGCTTGCTGCAGCGGCGGCCCCCTCTGAAGAAGTTGCAGAGCTCCTCAAGAAGGGGCTGGGGCTTAGTCTGGAGGCCTTGCTGGAGATGCGGGCCCGTGAAGGCGGGTACTTGGCCGCTGATCTGTCACGCCGGCTTGACCATCTGGAAGAGCTGCATGCCGGGATATCCGCGCTTGCGCCTTTGGTTGTGAATGAATACCGCGAGAAGCTGCGGCAGCGGCTCAGCGGACTGAATGACGGGAGCTTCCCATGGGATGAGCATAAAATCGGCATGGACATTGCTATTTTCGCCGACCGCTGCAATATAGATGAGGAGCTTACCCGGCTGTACAGCCATTTCGGGCAATGCAGGGCTTTGCTGCTTGGCGGTGAGCCTGCGGGACGCAAACTTGATTTTCTCATTCAGGAGATGAACAGGGAGACCAACACCATCGGGTCGAAGTGCAATCATCTGAATATCGTGAATCTCACGCTTGATATGAAGGCAGAGCTTGAGAAGATACGCGAACAAGCGGCGAACTTAGAATAA
- the remA gene encoding extracellular matrix/biofilm regulator RemA — protein sequence MAIKLINIGFGNIVSANRIISIVSPESAPIKRIIQEARDRHMLIDATYGRRTRAVIITDSDHVILSAVQPETVAHRLSSKDDDNDE from the coding sequence ATGGCAATCAAATTAATCAACATCGGCTTTGGGAATATAGTGTCGGCCAACCGCATTATTTCCATTGTCAGCCCGGAATCTGCACCGATCAAGCGAATTATTCAGGAGGCCAGAGACCGGCACATGCTGATCGACGCCACCTACGGAAGACGGACGCGGGCCGTCATCATTACAGACAGCGATCACGTAATTCTCTCGGCCGTTCAGCCGGAGACCGTTGCTCACCGCCTATCCAGCAAAGATGACGATAACGACGAATAA
- a CDS encoding calcium-translocating P-type ATPase, SERCA-type — protein MEQKSWHRLGAEELQEMFSVHPGAGLSAEDAAERRKESGYNELSEGKKVSPITLMLNQFKDFMVLVLMGATLVSGLLGEYLDAITIIAIILLNGVLGFVQEFRAERSLRALKQLSAPSAKVLRGGKQEVIAAKMLVPGDIVLLESGDRIPADVRWLQCSALYAEESALTGESLPVSKHAEAIHAEELPLGDQKNIGFMGTMVTRGTGRAVVVRTGMNTEMGKIADLIQNTESQETPLQHRLEQLGKILIYVSLGLTIVVVLAGILHGQPAPAMFLAGVSLAVAAIPEGLPAIVTIALALGVQRMIKRKAIVRKLPSVETLGCASVICSDKTGTLTQNKMTVTRVWNGGRSLEVTGEGYSPTGHVLLKGKPVDLKNDQSLRRMLQVGALCSNAEIYETITDTRGKKKAKGAEADKVAATQSVWELKGDPTEGALVTLSAKMGLTAQTLAVTYTRETEFPFDSERKLMSVTVSHPGGRMICTKGAPDVLLNCCSYILWEGGVVPLTPTLRQKVLEANEEMASGALRVLGMAYREMRSGEVAGSEKEAECQLVFVGLAGMIDPPRREVRDAIQVTRRAGIKTVMITGDHGTTAEAIAHQLGILQRGGTVLTGSQLTRMDDDALDKVSDNVYVYARVSPEHKLRIIKSLQRHGHVVAMTGDGVNDAPAIKAADIGISMGITGTDVTKEASSLILGDDNFSTIVAAIEEGRNIYENIRKFIRYLLASNVGEILTMFFAMMLGLPLPLVPIQILWVNLVTDGLPAMALGVDQPEKDLMEHKPRGAKENIFARRLGWKIVSRGLLIGLCTLAAFWLTLRIAPDNAQQLVRAQSVAFATLVMAQLIHVFDCRSSRSVFHRNPFQNKALVLAVLSSVILMLVVMYLPFLQPVFKTVPLSFREWCLVLVMAGIPTFLMGAGSVWGGKKNRSRSGGRQMIKSTKFSA, from the coding sequence ATGGAACAAAAAAGTTGGCACCGGCTCGGTGCAGAGGAGCTTCAGGAGATGTTCAGCGTTCATCCGGGAGCGGGTCTGAGCGCAGAGGATGCTGCAGAAAGACGTAAAGAGAGCGGGTACAATGAGCTGTCGGAAGGCAAAAAGGTATCGCCTATAACGCTCATGCTCAATCAGTTCAAGGATTTCATGGTGCTGGTGCTGATGGGGGCGACGCTGGTATCCGGCCTGCTCGGCGAATATCTCGATGCCATTACGATTATTGCCATTATTCTGCTTAACGGGGTACTCGGTTTCGTACAGGAGTTCCGCGCCGAGCGTTCGCTCCGGGCATTGAAACAGCTCTCTGCACCTTCTGCCAAGGTACTGCGCGGCGGGAAGCAGGAAGTCATTGCGGCCAAAATGCTGGTACCTGGTGATATCGTCCTGCTGGAGAGCGGCGACCGTATCCCGGCGGATGTCCGCTGGCTGCAGTGCAGCGCCCTCTACGCCGAGGAGTCGGCACTGACGGGTGAATCCTTGCCGGTCTCCAAGCATGCGGAGGCAATTCATGCCGAAGAGCTCCCGCTTGGCGACCAGAAAAACATCGGCTTCATGGGCACGATGGTGACCCGCGGGACAGGGCGGGCAGTCGTCGTCCGCACCGGTATGAATACCGAGATGGGCAAGATAGCGGACCTGATCCAGAATACCGAATCGCAGGAAACACCGCTGCAGCACCGTCTGGAGCAGCTTGGCAAGATTCTGATCTATGTCTCCCTGGGCCTCACGATTGTCGTTGTCCTTGCAGGGATTCTGCATGGACAGCCTGCGCCGGCGATGTTCCTGGCAGGTGTCAGTCTGGCCGTAGCGGCCATTCCGGAAGGTCTTCCGGCGATTGTAACCATTGCTCTTGCACTAGGTGTCCAGCGGATGATCAAACGCAAGGCCATCGTCCGCAAGCTGCCGTCGGTTGAGACCCTGGGCTGTGCTTCGGTTATATGCTCGGATAAGACCGGAACGCTCACCCAGAACAAAATGACGGTAACGCGGGTGTGGAACGGCGGACGGAGTCTGGAAGTTACCGGAGAGGGCTACTCGCCTACAGGGCATGTACTCCTTAAAGGCAAGCCTGTGGATCTGAAGAATGACCAGAGTCTGCGGCGGATGCTGCAGGTGGGCGCATTATGCAGCAACGCGGAGATTTATGAGACAATCACCGATACACGCGGCAAGAAGAAGGCTAAAGGTGCGGAAGCCGACAAGGTTGCGGCCACCCAGTCTGTCTGGGAGCTGAAGGGTGATCCGACAGAAGGAGCACTGGTGACCCTGTCTGCCAAAATGGGGTTAACCGCACAAACCCTTGCTGTTACCTATACCCGCGAAACGGAATTCCCGTTTGATTCCGAACGCAAGCTGATGTCTGTCACCGTCAGCCATCCCGGAGGACGGATGATCTGCACCAAGGGTGCGCCTGACGTGTTGCTGAATTGCTGTTCCTATATATTGTGGGAAGGCGGAGTAGTTCCGCTCACGCCGACCTTGCGCCAGAAGGTGCTGGAGGCCAATGAGGAGATGGCTTCAGGCGCGCTGCGCGTGCTCGGGATGGCTTACCGTGAGATGCGGAGCGGAGAAGTAGCCGGCAGCGAGAAGGAAGCGGAATGCCAGCTCGTCTTCGTGGGACTCGCCGGAATGATCGATCCGCCGCGCCGTGAAGTGCGTGATGCGATTCAAGTCACACGCCGGGCCGGCATCAAAACGGTGATGATTACCGGGGACCATGGGACGACTGCGGAAGCCATCGCCCATCAGCTTGGCATTCTGCAGCGGGGTGGCACCGTCCTGACCGGCAGCCAGCTTACCCGGATGGACGATGATGCGCTCGACAAAGTATCGGATAATGTCTATGTATATGCCCGGGTATCTCCTGAGCACAAGCTGCGGATTATCAAGTCCCTGCAGCGCCATGGACATGTGGTGGCGATGACCGGGGATGGTGTGAACGATGCTCCGGCGATCAAGGCGGCGGATATCGGAATCTCCATGGGCATCACCGGCACGGATGTAACCAAGGAAGCATCGTCACTGATCTTAGGCGATGACAATTTCTCGACGATCGTTGCAGCCATTGAAGAAGGCCGGAATATCTATGAGAACATCCGTAAGTTTATCCGCTATCTGCTGGCTTCGAACGTCGGTGAGATTCTGACGATGTTCTTCGCCATGATGCTGGGGCTGCCGCTGCCGCTGGTGCCGATCCAGATACTCTGGGTCAACCTGGTCACAGACGGGCTGCCGGCTATGGCGCTTGGGGTAGATCAGCCGGAGAAGGATTTAATGGAGCACAAGCCGCGCGGAGCCAAGGAGAATATCTTTGCCCGCCGTCTCGGCTGGAAGATCGTCAGCCGCGGGCTGCTGATCGGCCTCTGCACTCTAGCCGCATTCTGGCTGACGCTGCGCATTGCACCGGATAATGCACAGCAGCTGGTGCGGGCGCAGTCGGTTGCTTTTGCCACCCTGGTTATGGCCCAGCTCATTCATGTCTTCGACTGCCGCAGCTCCCGGTCGGTCTTCCACCGGAATCCGTTCCAGAATAAAGCGCTGGTGCTGGCCGTCCTGTCCTCCGTAATCCTGATGCTGGTTGTAATGTACCTGCCTTTCCTGCAGCCGGTATTCAAAACCGTCCCGCTCAGCTTCCGCGAATGGTGCCTGGTGCTGGTGATGGCCGGCATTCCGACCTTCCTGATGGGTGCGGGCAGCGTCTGGGGCGGCAAGAAGAACCGCAGCCGCAGCGGCGGACGGCAAATGATAAAAAGTACAAAGTTTTCGGCATAA